GTTGAGCAGTGCGCGTTCGAGCTCGGCGAGGGTCTTCGCATCGATGGCGGCCTGGTCGCCGAGCTGGCGGGCCAGCGCGTCCAGGTCGACGTCGTCCATGCTGGCACCGGGGTAGGCCTGCGACAGTTGTTCGGCCAGCTGCTCGAGTTCGGCGATGTCGCTCAGCGCCTGGGCGCCCTCCCCCATTCCGAGCGGGTTGTTGCCGGAGAACTCCGACGAGCCGCTCCAGTCCTCCCCCGGCCGGGCCGCCTGCAGGTGCGCGTCGAGGCGGCCCAGCGCCTGCTGCAGTGACGGTGACCCGAATGCCTGCTCCGCCAAGGCATCCAGCTCGGCGCGCTGTTCGGCGCTCAGGCTGTTGCGGAAGCGCTGGGCGGCGGCAGCCCGCTTGGCCAGTGAGTCGAGCAGCTCTTCGACGTTTTGCGGGTTCTCCGGGAAGAACTCACCGTGGGAGTCCATGAACTGCTGGAAATCGTCGGCCGTGTCTTCACCCCGGGCGTGCTTGTCCAGCAGATCGTTGAGGTCGTCGAGCATGTCGGTGACCCGTTGCCGGTCTTCGTCGGTGGCGCCTTCCAGCGCTTGTTTCATTCCGGCGAAACGCTGGTCGAGCATCTCGCGGCCGAGCAGATCCTTGATCTTCTCGTAGGACTCCCTGGCTTGGGCGCTGCGCCAGTCGTAGTCGGCCAACTCCTGCACTGCTTTGGCCGGCGAGGGTGACAACGCCTCGATCTGCATCTCGGCGAACCGGGCGTCGTCGTCGAGTGCGCGGGCCAACTCCTTGCGTTCGGCCAGCACCGCCTCGTCGAGCAGTTTCTTGACCTCGGCCAGCGTCCCGTCCAAATTGTTGCGGCGCAACAGTTCCCGGCGGCGTCGCTGCGCCTCGGCGGCCAGCCGGTCGGCCCCGGTCATGGACTTGGTGCCGCGGCGCAGCAGCTCCTGCAAGGCTCGCCGCGGCGACGTCCCCTCCATCACGTCGCGGCCGATCTCCTCCAGCGCCTCGGCCAGGTCGACCGGCGGCGCCAACGGATCCGGCCCACCGGTGTAGGCGGAGTACCGGGAGGCCCGCGAGCCGTGGACTTTAGCCATAGACGGTTTCGCCCTCGTCGGAGGTCTTGTCGATGCGTTTGGCCAAATACAGCGCCTCCAAAGCCAATTCGAGCGCCGCGGCACGTTCTCCCTCGGATTCGGCGCCGAGGCGCTGCGCGATGGCGTCGATGACCGGCAGCTCGGGCAGCGCCGCCAGCACCGCCTTGGCCGACACCCGCTCCCCGGTCGTCACCGCCGAACCCTGCTCGACCGCCGACACCAGCGGCCCGACATCGATCCCGCCCAACAGCCGCGATGCGGTGTCGGCGGTGGCCCGCCGCAGCAGGTGTTCCAGCACCGCCTGTTCGCGGCCCTCCTCACCGGACTCGAATTCCAGCTTGCCGCGCAGTACATCGACGATGGTGTTCAGATCGACCACCCGGGCCACCGGATCGGTCTCGCCCAGCACCGCACCGCGGTGCCGCGCCGAGGCGGCTACCGTCTCCGCGGCCGCGATCGCAAAACGCGCCGACACCCCGGAGCGCTGATCCACCGACCGCGACTCGCGCAGGTAGCGGGCGAAACGGGCCAGCACCGCCAGCAGGTAGTCGGGCACCTGGGCGCTCAGGTGGGCCTCCTGGGCGATCACGCCGACCTCGGCGTCGAGCTCCAGCGGGTAGTGGGTGCGGATCTCGGCGCCGAACCGGTCCTTGAGCGGGGTGATGATGCGGCCGCGGTTGGTGTAGTCCTCAGGGTTGGCGCTGGCCACCACGAGCACGTCCAGCGGCAGCCGCAGCGTGTAGCCGCGCACCTGGATGTCGCGCTCCTCCATCACGTTGAGCATCGCCACCTGGATTCGCTCGGCCAGGTCGGGCAGTTCGTTGACTGCGACGACGCCGCGGTGCGCGCGCGGGATCAGGCCGTAGGCGATGGTCTCCGGGTCGCCCAGGCTGCGGCCCTCGGCGACCTTGATCGGGTCGATGTCACCGACCAGGTCGGCCACCGACGTGTCCGGGGTGGCGAGTTTCTCGGTGTAGCGCTCGCTGCGGTGGCGCCAGGCCACCGGCAGGGCGTCGCCGAGCTCAGCGGCCCGCCGGATCGACTCCGGAGTGATCGGCGAATAGGGGTGCTCCCCGAGTTCGGCGCCGGCGATCACCGGCGTCCACTCGTCGAGCAGCCCGGTCAGTGCCCGCAGCAGCCGGGTCTTGCCCTGTCCGCGCTCGCCGAGCAGCACGATGTCGTGCCCGGCGATCAACGCCCGCTCCAGCTGCGGCAGCACGGTGTCCTCGAAACCGAAGATGCCGGTCCACAGGGTGGCCGGGTCCTCGCCGTCGGCGAGCCGGGCCAGCAGATTCTCGGCGATCTCCTGCTTGACCCCCCTTTCGCGGTGGCCGGCGGCTCGCAGCTCGCCGAGTGTTGTGGGCAGATCGTGCGGGGTATTCAGCGCGGTCACCACTCCACGCTACGACGGCCGCGGTAGTCCGTCACGGTGTCCCACTTCATCCCGCGGCAAATACCCGATACCCTGGGTACCGTGAACTCATCGGAATGGCGTGATCGACCGACTCAGACGTATTTCGGTCCGGCCTCCTGGCAGGCTCGGCTACTGGCGTTGGGCGCGGCGGTCTTTCTGCGCACATCGATCGCCGTGCTGACGGTCATCGGCATGATCATCAACCGGTTCTGGCCCGCCGCATTGCAGCGGGCGCGCCTGGACCTCATCGACCTACCGATGCGCTACATCCGGGCGCTGCCGGGCACCGAAGTGACGCGGGAGCGGCTGACCGACTGTCCGGCGGAGTGGGTGGTGGCGCCGGCCGCCCGCGACTCGGACCGGGTGATCGTCTACTTCCACGGTTCGGCGCTGGTGACGCTGGGCCTCAATTCGCACCGCCGCTTCGCCAGCAAGCTCTCGGAAGCCACCGGCGCGAAGGTGTTCAACGTCGGTTACCGCTTGGCGCCGCTGGCCGGCGTCGACGAGGCCATCTCCGACGGCATGTGTGCCTATCGCCGTGTGCTGGACGCCGGATTCAGCGCGGATCGCATTGTGATGGCGGGTGATTCGGCCGGCGGTCTGATGGCGGTGACCACCGCGCTGACGGCGCGTGATGCCGGGCTTCCGGTGCCCGCCGGTCAGGTGTTGATGTCGGCGCTGACGTCGTCGGACATGGAGATCAAACGGCAGGCCGCCCGGGCCCACCGCGATCCGTTCTTCCCGTTCATGGCGTTCATGTTCATCTACCGGGTGTTCGCCACCGTGAACGGCACCCGCGAGCTGCCGGTGATGCCCCCCGAGTCGGAGCTGCACGACCTGGGACCGTTCCTGCTGCAGGTCGCCAACAACGAGATGCTGCGCAACGACACCTTCGTGCTGGCCGACAAACTCACCGCGGCCGGGGTGCCGAACTGGGTGCAGATCTGGGACCGCGCCCTGCACATGTTCCAGCTCAGCTTCGATTTCAACCCCGACGCGCGCCGCGCCATCGCTGAGATCGCCGACTTCGTGGACTACGTGACGGCGGCCGCGCCGAGTCTCGACTCGACACGCTCAGATACGGCCATCCAGTAGCGTCAGCAGCAGCGGAATCCGGTTCGCCTCGATCTCCGGCTGCGGCAGCACGGCGCGCACGATCGCCGCACCGTCGAAGGTGTTGGTCAGCAGCGCCACCAGGTTCGGAAAGAGCTCCTGCGGAAACGCGTCCGCCCCGGGCAACACCCGGGCGGCATCGCAAATCTTGGTGCTGTATTCGGCCAGCACATCTTGCAGCGTCTCCCGCAGCTTGTCGTCGGTACGGGCGGCGATCAGCAGCTCGTAGACCACCGCGTTGGTGGAGTTGGCGGTCAGGTCACGCAGCACCGTCAACACCGCTTCCAACGCCGGCACCTCCGCCGGGATCTCGGCGACCTGCTTGCCGAACTGCTCCAGCTGACGGCGCAGGACTTCGTGTGCGGTGGCGGCCATGAAGTCGCCCATGGTGCCGAAGTGGCGGAACAACGCCCCGTCGGAGACCCCGGCGCGGGCGGCGATCACCTTGGCCGACGCCCGGGCGTAGCCGATCTCGGCGATGGTGGCGATGCTGGCGTCGAGCAATCCGGCGACGGTGGCCTCGCGGCGCTCCTGCTGGGTTCTGGCCATGCGCTACACCGATTGCAGCTCACGGGATCCGGCGCGCAGGAAACGTCCGGACTTCACCGTGGTGCCGTAGCCCTCGCAGAACTGGCCGTTGCGGAACACCACGGTGCCACCCACGCCGGTAGCGACCACCGCGTCGTCGTTGCGGTTGACCATCCGGCTCAGGCCGCCGTAGAACGAAACCTTCTCCTCGTGGTAGGCGTCCACGGCCTCGGTCAGACCCGCCGGGTCGATCACCACGAAGTCCGCCCGGTCGCCTCGGCGCAGTGTTCCGGCGTCGAAGCCGAACCAGTCGGCGACTTCGGAGGTCAGCCGGTACACCGCCCGTTGGACGCTCATGAACGGCTGTCCGGCTGCCTCGGCG
This is a stretch of genomic DNA from Mycolicibacter terrae. It encodes these proteins:
- a CDS encoding vWA domain-containing protein; protein product: MAKVHGSRASRYSAYTGGPDPLAPPVDLAEALEEIGRDVMEGTSPRRALQELLRRGTKSMTGADRLAAEAQRRRRELLRRNNLDGTLAEVKKLLDEAVLAERKELARALDDDARFAEMQIEALSPSPAKAVQELADYDWRSAQARESYEKIKDLLGREMLDQRFAGMKQALEGATDEDRQRVTDMLDDLNDLLDKHARGEDTADDFQQFMDSHGEFFPENPQNVEELLDSLAKRAAAAQRFRNSLSAEQRAELDALAEQAFGSPSLQQALGRLDAHLQAARPGEDWSGSSEFSGNNPLGMGEGAQALSDIAELEQLAEQLSQAYPGASMDDVDLDALARQLGDQAAIDAKTLAELERALLNQGFLDRSSDGQWRLSPKAMRRLGETALRDVARQLAGRRGERDHRRAGAAGELTGATRPWQFGDTEPWNVTRTLTNAVLRQVAGGSGGGALSISVDDVEVSETETRTQSAVALLVDTSFSMVMDNRWLPMKRTALALNHLISTRFRSDALQIIAFGRYARTVTAAELTGLEGVYEQGTNLHHALALASRHLRRHPNAQPVVLVVTDGEPTAHLEDFNGKGAGSTVFFDYPPHPRTIAHTVKGFDDVARLGAQVTIFRLGDDPGLARFIDQVARRVQGRVVVPELDGLGAAVVGDYLRSRRR
- a CDS encoding alpha/beta hydrolase, producing the protein MNSSEWRDRPTQTYFGPASWQARLLALGAAVFLRTSIAVLTVIGMIINRFWPAALQRARLDLIDLPMRYIRALPGTEVTRERLTDCPAEWVVAPAARDSDRVIVYFHGSALVTLGLNSHRRFASKLSEATGAKVFNVGYRLAPLAGVDEAISDGMCAYRRVLDAGFSADRIVMAGDSAGGLMAVTTALTARDAGLPVPAGQVLMSALTSSDMEIKRQAARAHRDPFFPFMAFMFIYRVFATVNGTRELPVMPPESELHDLGPFLLQVANNEMLRNDTFVLADKLTAAGVPNWVQIWDRALHMFQLSFDFNPDARRAIAEIADFVDYVTAAAPSLDSTRSDTAIQ
- a CDS encoding sigma 54-interacting transcriptional regulator — encoded protein: MNTPHDLPTTLGELRAAGHRERGVKQEIAENLLARLADGEDPATLWTGIFGFEDTVLPQLERALIAGHDIVLLGERGQGKTRLLRALTGLLDEWTPVIAGAELGEHPYSPITPESIRRAAELGDALPVAWRHRSERYTEKLATPDTSVADLVGDIDPIKVAEGRSLGDPETIAYGLIPRAHRGVVAVNELPDLAERIQVAMLNVMEERDIQVRGYTLRLPLDVLVVASANPEDYTNRGRIITPLKDRFGAEIRTHYPLELDAEVGVIAQEAHLSAQVPDYLLAVLARFARYLRESRSVDQRSGVSARFAIAAAETVAASARHRGAVLGETDPVARVVDLNTIVDVLRGKLEFESGEEGREQAVLEHLLRRATADTASRLLGGIDVGPLVSAVEQGSAVTTGERVSAKAVLAALPELPVIDAIAQRLGAESEGERAAALELALEALYLAKRIDKTSDEGETVYG
- a CDS encoding TetR/AcrR family transcriptional regulator, whose amino-acid sequence is MARTQQERREATVAGLLDASIATIAEIGYARASAKVIAARAGVSDGALFRHFGTMGDFMAATAHEVLRRQLEQFGKQVAEIPAEVPALEAVLTVLRDLTANSTNAVVYELLIAARTDDKLRETLQDVLAEYSTKICDAARVLPGADAFPQELFPNLVALLTNTFDGAAIVRAVLPQPEIEANRIPLLLTLLDGRI